A part of Limibacillus halophilus genomic DNA contains:
- a CDS encoding RrF2 family transcriptional regulator — MRMTQHSDYALRLLVFLALRTDRTCTVSEIAEAYGLSRHHLLKVALQLKNLGLVDSLRGRSGGINLAVDPADINIGALMKSLETDFALVECMKPTGGNCVISPECRLKGMFHEALEAYLDVLRAYSLADALGNGPALAALLEIPGTENLGSLN, encoded by the coding sequence ATGCGTATGACCCAGCACAGCGACTATGCCCTACGGTTGCTGGTCTTCCTGGCATTGAGGACGGACCGGACCTGCACCGTCAGTGAGATCGCAGAGGCATATGGACTATCCCGCCATCACCTTTTGAAAGTGGCATTGCAACTAAAGAACCTGGGATTAGTCGATAGCCTTCGCGGGCGCAGCGGCGGAATCAATCTCGCGGTCGATCCGGCTGACATCAATATTGGCGCGTTAATGAAATCGCTGGAGACCGATTTTGCTTTGGTGGAATGCATGAAGCCGACCGGCGGCAACTGCGTCATATCACCGGAATGCCGCTTGAAGGGCATGTTCCACGAGGCGCTGGAGGCCTACCTCGACGTATTGCGCGCCTATTCGCTCGCCGATGCGCTGGGGAACGGACCCGCGCTGGCCGCCCTGTTGGAAATTCCCGGTACCGAAAACCTGGGCTCGCTCAATTGA
- a CDS encoding NnrS family protein, with amino-acid sequence MERLFARAFAVFFPAAGLQAALQIGIWVNGLSGGWVPPSALDPLALHIHEMLFGFLSAVIAGFLLTAVPNWTGRLPLKGRRLAFLFFLWLAGRLALLFGDSAPQLAAAIDSLFLLVLAAAVWREILAAGNKKNIPVCILISLLALANAGWLISYLSGFESRGFERAALGVFAMLIAMIGGRITPSFTRNWLAKRGDREGLPASVGTFDKVALVCVAVALVGWVAAPESLAAGILLLIAGAATLLRLGRWAGHRTIAEPLLLVLHVAYGSLGISLLLLGGAALWPHLISVPAALHSLTAGTIGLMTLAVMTRAMLGHAGRPLTADKVTQVIYLLLVVGAVLRVAMGWIDTATQPFLMLAGMSWGGAFALFAFWYVRLLCLPQREPGH; translated from the coding sequence ATGGAACGGTTGTTTGCGCGTGCCTTCGCGGTCTTTTTTCCAGCTGCCGGCCTGCAGGCCGCTCTGCAGATCGGCATTTGGGTAAACGGTCTGAGCGGCGGTTGGGTGCCGCCATCGGCGCTCGACCCTCTGGCACTACACATTCATGAAATGCTTTTCGGATTTCTTTCAGCGGTAATTGCCGGGTTCTTATTGACGGCGGTCCCGAACTGGACGGGCCGACTACCCCTGAAAGGGCGGCGGTTGGCGTTCCTCTTCTTCTTGTGGTTGGCCGGGCGGTTGGCGCTGCTCTTTGGCGATTCAGCACCTCAATTGGCGGCGGCGATCGATAGCTTGTTTCTGCTGGTTCTGGCGGCTGCGGTCTGGCGGGAAATCCTGGCGGCCGGAAATAAGAAGAACATACCGGTATGCATCCTCATATCCCTGCTGGCCCTGGCGAACGCCGGTTGGTTGATCTCATATCTTTCGGGCTTCGAATCCCGCGGCTTCGAGCGGGCGGCCTTAGGCGTTTTTGCGATGTTGATCGCTATGATTGGCGGGCGGATTACACCGAGTTTCACGCGAAACTGGCTTGCGAAACGAGGAGATAGGGAAGGGCTTCCGGCTTCCGTCGGCACTTTCGATAAGGTCGCGTTGGTTTGTGTGGCGGTTGCGTTGGTTGGTTGGGTTGCGGCGCCGGAGTCCTTGGCTGCCGGCATATTGCTCCTCATTGCTGGTGCAGCCACGCTGCTGCGCTTAGGCCGCTGGGCGGGCCATCGCACGATCGCTGAGCCGCTTTTGCTGGTGCTCCATGTCGCCTATGGCTCGCTGGGGATCTCGCTCCTGCTGTTGGGCGGAGCAGCACTCTGGCCGCATCTGATTTCTGTGCCCGCCGCGCTGCACAGTCTTACCGCCGGAACCATTGGGCTGATGACCCTGGCTGTCATGACGCGTGCCATGCTTGGGCATGCCGGTCGTCCCTTGACCGCCGACAAGGTGACCCAGGTCATTTATCTGCTATTGGTGGTCGGCGCCGTGTTGCGTGTGGCGATGGGTTGGATCGACACAGCCACACAGCCATTCCTGATGTTGGCTGGTATGTCCTGGGGCGGGGCCTTTGCGCTGTTTGCGTTCTGGTATGTGAGGCTGCTTTGCCTGCCTCAACGCGAGCCCGGTCACTGA
- a CDS encoding PLP-dependent aminotransferase family protein, translating into MVEEWTPNIDDRKVPLYRAIADAIERDVADRVLRHGTQMPTHRALADRLGVNVATVTRAYSEARLRGLLVGEVGRGTYVSNPSASSERATTESGIIDFRINQPPTSEVEKALSRELAAFSGRVRTMGLLGYHQAPGKLQHRIAGSKWVERAGVFVEPGRVVLTNGAQQALMATFAVLTQPGDLVVTEALTYPGIRSLADLFRVRLRGLRIDDQGLVPDSLEEVCREEKPAALYLTPTIHNPTASVLPLERRQEIARIAERYQVPIVEDDIYGPLTAGNPAPIFTMATGDCYYVCGTSKTVAPGLRIGYLVAPSHMIHYVANAVHATTWSAPPLTAEIVTSWIESGIADRVLEWHRAESGRRQAAARRILGQFDITDQPFGYHLWLRLPEEWRSEDFVQAARANGVAIAPSSPFAVDPRDAPRAVRISLGLPENQALMEEGLMRINDTLSQYNMPKNVII; encoded by the coding sequence ATGGTTGAAGAATGGACACCGAATATCGATGATCGCAAGGTCCCTTTGTACCGAGCGATCGCCGATGCTATCGAACGCGATGTCGCGGACCGCGTTCTCCGGCACGGAACCCAAATGCCGACCCACCGCGCCCTGGCAGACAGACTGGGCGTCAATGTGGCAACGGTCACGCGCGCCTATTCGGAAGCACGATTGCGCGGGCTTCTGGTCGGCGAGGTGGGGCGCGGCACCTATGTCAGCAATCCTTCCGCATCAAGCGAGCGCGCCACCACCGAAAGCGGTATCATCGACTTCAGGATCAATCAACCGCCGACATCTGAAGTCGAAAAGGCCCTATCTCGTGAGCTGGCGGCCTTCTCGGGCCGGGTGCGCACTATGGGGCTGCTCGGGTATCATCAAGCGCCTGGTAAGTTGCAGCACCGCATTGCCGGGTCGAAGTGGGTCGAGCGTGCTGGTGTTTTTGTAGAACCGGGCCGGGTCGTGTTGACCAACGGCGCGCAGCAGGCCCTTATGGCAACGTTCGCAGTCTTGACGCAACCAGGCGACCTGGTCGTCACCGAAGCCCTCACCTATCCCGGTATTCGCAGTTTGGCAGACCTTTTCCGTGTCCGGCTAAGGGGCTTGCGGATTGATGACCAAGGGCTGGTGCCAGACAGCCTGGAGGAAGTATGCCGGGAAGAGAAGCCGGCGGCACTTTACCTTACGCCAACGATCCACAACCCGACAGCGTCGGTCTTACCGTTGGAGCGGCGCCAGGAGATTGCCAGAATCGCCGAGCGCTATCAGGTGCCCATTGTCGAGGACGATATCTATGGCCCCCTTACCGCTGGTAATCCGGCACCGATTTTCACGATGGCGACTGGCGATTGCTACTACGTCTGTGGAACTTCCAAGACCGTAGCGCCGGGATTACGGATCGGCTATCTGGTCGCGCCGTCGCATATGATCCATTATGTGGCTAACGCCGTCCATGCCACGACGTGGTCGGCCCCACCGCTTACTGCGGAGATTGTCACCTCCTGGATCGAGTCCGGGATTGCCGACCGCGTGCTAGAGTGGCATCGAGCGGAATCGGGTCGTCGGCAAGCCGCCGCTCGACGTATTCTGGGACAGTTCGATATTACGGACCAGCCGTTTGGCTATCACCTGTGGTTGCGCCTGCCCGAAGAATGGCGCAGCGAAGATTTCGTCCAGGCCGCCAGGGCCAACGGCGTTGCAATTGCCCCAAGCAGCCCCTTTGCCGTTGATCCGAGGGATGCCCCAAGAGCTGTGCGCATCAGTCTGGGCTTGCCTGAGAATCAAGCCCTCATGGAAGAAGGGCTGATGCGGATCAATGACACCCTATCGCAATACAACATGCCAAAGAACGTTATTATCTGA